GAATTGGACGCATTTTCCCAAGGGCCGTGGGGCCAGAAATTCCCGCCGGTCAGTGCCGCGTGGCGCAATGCCTGGGATCGTGTCATTCCGTTCTTCGCGTTCCCGCCCGCTGTGCGCCGGGTGATCTACACAACGAACGCTATTGAGAACATCAACTCGCAGCTTCGCAAGATCATCAAGACCCGAGGCCATTTCCCAACCGATGATGCGGCAACAAAGCTGATCTGGCTGGCGCTGCGTAACATCACCGCAGATTGGGGCCGCGCCGCTCAAGATTGGAAGACAGCTATGAACCAATTCGCTATCCTTTACGAGGATCGTTTCGTCCGGCCATCCGTGTAAACCTCAACCCCGCCTTGAACACGGAATTTCTGACACCCCCAAGAAACTCGCCGTATGCCGCAGCACCGTCCCGAGCTTCGAGATATCCATATTCACCGTCGCCGCCCCTGCCCCGGCCCTATGCCGTGCCTGAGCGAACTTCACAAGCGTCTTCGGTGTGAGTTCAGCTATCGTGACCCCATTGAAGTGCTCGGCGAGCTGCTTCAGCGTGTAATCCTCCGTCGACTTCTCCCGCACCGGACGCTTCGATTCCTCACGCAAAACCCGGTAGTGCGCAATGATCGATGGCACCAGCGTCTTGGCCGAGACCTTGTCCAGATTCCGCCCTTCATCAACCGCTACCTCAATTTCGCGTGCCCATGTTGAGGCCTGCGCCTTTGTACGAAACGTTTTTGATATACTCTTGCCCTCGCGTCGGACCTGAGCGCGCCAACGCGTTCCTATCTGCACAATCGATGCCACTGTCGCCCTCCTTGCTGTAGCAAAAGTGTAGCAACGGCGACGTGAAACAGCAGGTTGCGGAGTGATCTGGAGTGATACTGTAGGGGTGTCACTACCGTCCGGAAAGCCCCGTGGAATAAGGCGATGCCTTTGATTTCAAAGGACGTATCGCCAGTGGATAGAATCCAGTCTCTCCCTGTAGTTCAATGGATAGAACGAGTGCCTCCTAAGCGCTAGATACAGGTTCGATTCCTGTCGGGGGGACCAATTTTGCGTCCCGCGTTTCATGAGATTTAGCAAAATGCCCCGTCCGGCGTTTGTCGGACGGGGCATTTTTGCGTTCACACAAATTGCAGTGCCAAGACGTCAATAAGGGGCGCTCGACTTCTTTTCCAGCGATGGCCACTGAACGAAAGCGAACACCCAGATCATCACGATATTGAGAAGGGGCACAAAAGCAACCAACACCCACCAGCGCGAGAACCCGGCGCGGCGAATGATGCGCGCATAGGGATACAGGAAAAATATCGTGAACAGCAACGCAATCAACCAATGCCAAATGCTTAGGCTACCCATATCTCTCCTCGTTTGTTAGCGTCGTGGAACTACGGTTAACGCTGCACATTGTCCCGTACAACATCTGCTGCGCAAGGTCGTTTTTTCTCCATTACGCTCGCAACATTCAACGCCAATTCGGCTTACGAATTGTCATGACTCCATACGAAATCATGCTCCGACATGCCCACCGCTCACCCGCGCTCCATCATCTCGTGGTTTTCCCTTAATCCTTACCTAAGCCCCACGAAAGCAGTGCCTTAATCCGTTCGTAATCCCCACCATTTTTTATAGGGGCTACGCAATTTACGCACGTGCTAGCATGCGGCGCGGAATGTTCTTACGGAGCATTTCAGCATAGGAGTCCTACCGTAAATCGATTTCACTCCTGCTTTTTTGGACTCCTGGCATTAGGCGGCGTCACCGACTGGGCCAAATCCGTCACAAAAGCGGGTGCGGCAGCGCCGCCAATTTCCAGAACAACATTCTAAAGAACTAGGAAAATGGCACACCATCTCGTAAAAATCACCGGCCTGCTGCTTGCAGCCGGCATCATGGCGGGTTGCTCGACCATAAACCAGGGGAGCAGCAGCGCCAAAACGGCCGCCACCGGATCGGCCGGCGGCGCGAACTCCGAAAACGCTAACCAAACGCTTGAAAAGTGCGATCGCCCGCTGGGCACCATGGCGGTCATCGAAGACACCTCCGCCCCCTGGTACGGCGTGCTGACCGGCCAATACAAGCTCGGCTCGACCGTGCCGGTGCTCAAGCTGCTCGTCCAGCAGTCGAACTGCTTCGTAATCGTTGATCGCGGCCGCGGCATGAACACGATCATGGGCGAACGCGCCCTGCAAGAATCTGGCGAACTGCGCAACAAGTCCAACTTCGGCAAGGGCACGATGGTCTCCGCCGACTACGCACTGAGCCCGTCGATCACCTTTACGAACAATAACGCCGGCGGTGCCGGTGCCAGCATCGCCGGCCTTCTGCCCGGCGGCATCGGCGCAGCCATCGGCGCGCTCGCAGGCAGCATGAACTCGAAAGAAGCCAGCACCATGCTGACCGTCATCGATAACCGCTCCAGCGTGCAGATCGCCGCCGCTGAAGGCAGCGCCACCGCCATGGACTTCGGTGCCCTCGGCCGTATCGTCGGCAGCTCGGCCGGCGGCTCGCTCGGCGGCTACTCGAACACCGCCGAAGGCAAGGTCATCGTGGCAGCGTTCACCGACTCGTATAACAACGTCGTGCGCGCCGTCAAGAACTACAAGCAGCAAACCGTCGCCGGTGGCCTCGGCACAGGTGGTCAACTCTCCGTCCAGGACGACGACGCACCCGCACCGACCAAGAAGGCCACGCGCAAGAAGAAGTAATCTCCCTTACGCAATTCGCCGCCCCTCAGACCTGTCTTTTCGGCAGGTTTGAGGGACGGTTTTACGTTCGCCTCACCTCGTCTGCGCACTCCCCCTCGGCATTTCACGTCTCGGCGCTCAACACCGCACGGTCGCGCTGCCCCAACACCAGGCAATGCCGACGTATTCCATTCGTCCGAACCATTCCGCCGAGTCTCGTCCGCTTCGAGGCTCAAATATTTTGCCGTCCAGCAAATGGATTGGCCCTGTCGGCAAAGGCAACCGCCCAGCCACGCCCCTCGGCTCCACTATCATTGCGCACGTGCCCTCCCCCCCAAAGTGCCTAAGTTGCTGCCTACGTTTTTGCCTAAGCCATCGCTTGCGCATCAGCCAAGCCGTTTGCCCGGCCTTTACCTGAGCAATACCTAAGCATTCATCAGCACGACCCAGATGTTTCGTAGGTGTTGCGTCGCCGCGCTCGCCGCTCGACCGCGCAATCCCGCTATTCCTCATCCCCTCTCGATGCCAGGATTCGTATGACGAAGCCTTCGCAGCGCGCTGTCTCGCTTACGACACCCAACGCGGGCAACGCGCCCGCCGCCAGCGCCGTTGCTCACGCCTGGGCTCAGGTCGGCGCAGCGCTCAGCCCGCATCCAGACTGTCCGCTGCCCAACTGGACCGGGGGCGGCGATACGCTCCATCAACATCTTTTGGTCATCGGCAACGAGCACGACAGCGATCTGGTCAGTCAGCTCAGGCATCTGGAAGTCGCATCCGCACGCTTCGGCAAGGTCGGTTTTGTCTGCCCGGCGAAAACGCGACGCCTGATCGAATGGTCGATGGGGGAGCGCGTCGTCGTGCTATCGCGCATGCCGCGCGACGTATCGGACTGGGACATGCGCTGCGCGCTCGCCTCGCTCGCGCGCACGCTCGGCCCGCAAGCCGCAAATGCGCACGCCGGACGTCCATTCCTGCGCGTAGCCGCCGTCCCCGCGCGACATTGGCGCGACCGGCTGGCGGCCGCCGCACAGCGCGGCTTCTGCGTAGGGTTGGCTGGACTGGATGCGATCGACAGCACGGAACTGACGAGTACGTCAGCGAGCGCCTCGGGCCTGACGTCGCTGGCGCCACTGCTGCGCGTGCCGGGCGTTTCCTGGGTGCCGCTGGGTCAGGAGGAAGATGGGGTATGCAAGGCCATGCCGCCGGAATCGGTCGACTGGATCGACTGGCGCACGGACTGTGACGATCTGGCCGACGAAGCATCGCTCATCGACAATCTCGATCTGGTGATCGCGCTGGATGCGGAACACGCGCATCTGGCCGAAGGCCTGGGGGTGCCGGTGTGCTATCTGGGCGCACCGCGAACGTCACGATTGGCGGCGGCGCATCATGACGATCGCTACGATGCGCACTTCAGCGCGGAGCGCCTGAGTTATTTCGCCGACACGGACGATTTCCGACTGCCGCCCGTCTCCCAAGACTGGCCCCGCACGGTCGACACCGCCGCGAAAGCGCTTCTCGCGATGGCCACCGAGTTTCAGGGTTGGACTCGCTAATTCATCAACAAGGCGACAGGGCTGTCAGTACGCGCCACGTCGCCTAGCCGTCGACAAGCTTCAATACGACGCAAAGGACGTTAAGCCGCCCAGCGGTCGCCGACCTGCGCCGTCTTGACCCATTCCATGAACGCTGCGGCTTCCGGCGTATCCGCGGGTGCCGACCAGTCGGCGTAATCCGCCTCGACGAACGGACGATACGGGCCGTGCTTCACCTCGAAGATCACCGCCCCCGGATCGAGCGACAGCACCGTGTGATGCGTCTTGACCGGGCTTTCGATCACGCTCGTGTCCTCGCCGAGCACCTTGCGGTCGATCACGACGCCAGCCGCGTCGAACGTCAACACGACAAAACGGCCGCGCAGCGCCGTCAGTAACTCCCACGTGTGGTGATGCAGATGTGGTCGAATGTACGTGGAAGGCTCCATCGCAATCGCCAGACGCTGAATCGAATCGTCGAGCGATTCATGCAGGTTCTGATTCATGCGCGCACGGGGCGATTGCGTGGCTTGTTCGGTCAGCGCGTCGAGCGCGGCAAAGGTCAACGTTTTCATCAGCTTATGTGGGGAACGAGGGATATTCGCGGCGCGAGGCGGCCAATTGGCTATGCACAGGAGTGTAGCAAACCGGTTCGCTTCGCCTGCCCATAAAAAAACCCGCCGTATGGCGGGTTTTTCGACTTCGCACTGCATTGCGCCTGAACGGCGCAACGGCGTGCTTAGTACATCTTCTTCTTCAGGGTCTGGCTGCGCAGACGCTTACGCAGACGGGCCACGGCAGCAGCCTTCTTGCGCTTGCGTTCAGCCGTCGGCTTTTCGTAAGCAGCGCGTGCCTTGACTTCCTTGATCAGGCCCGTGCCGTCGATAGCGCGGCGGAAACGACGCAGTGCAACTTCAACGGGTTCACCGTCTTTGATAACGATCTTGGTCATGCAATATCTCGAATAGTGTTTCGGCCCCGAAGAGCCGTAAATTTGATTTACCGCGCAAAGACGCCATTCCCCGCCCTGCCGGAGATTCCTCCTGCCAGGCGCGACGAACGGACTTGCTACGGACTGCACTACACCACATCCGGCGGGACCGCGACTCACCTCCTCTGCGATCTCCCGATTGGCAATCGATACCTGGTATCGCGCCTTCCAGACTGGCTGAACGGTTGATTGATGGCGAAGCGTCACGCTCATCGTTCGTCAGTGAGCGCCACTTCCCGCAATGCCCATAATTTGGGCAAGGTCGTGATTATACACAGAAAGGGCGTCAGACGCACACATTTTGACGTCCCGCTATGTACGACGGACCCGCCAGCACGCTGGAGGAGCCCGCCACCGGCAGGAGACGGCATTCGATATGCCCTCCCCCGCCAGTCAGGTTTGCACTGCCAGGCGGCGTCGAACGCCGCTCGGATGCAGACAAAAACCGGCTTAGAACTTGTGACGCACGCCGGCGATCAGGGCGATCTGCGACTGCGCGCCGGTGCCCGTCGGCCCCCCCACGTTGTCGATCGCGGCGACGACAGCGTCACCCGTAGCCCGTTGGTACACACCGTTCAGATAGGTCTCGGTGCGCTTGCTGAACGAGTAAGTCGTGCCTGCGTTAACCTGGAACCAGCGCGGCTTCGTGCCCTTGCTGATGCCCGACAGTGCCGTCGCGCCGCTCACGCTGCCATCGCTGTAGACGAAGGCCAGCCCCGCCAGCAGACGCGGCGTGAACTGGTACTTGCCGTTCAGTTCGAAGGTGTTCACGCGAATCGACGATTGATTGACGTAGTTCACCTTGGCGTAGCTGTACACGAAGCCGACCGTTGCCGCCTGAATCGCGTACGAAACACCCGCCGCAGCGATGTCGTGCTTGTCGACGGCGCTCGTGTAGAAGATGTCCGTGGCGCTCGAATAGTCGTTCGAAACCGCGCCGTTGGCGTTGGTCGTGCCCGGGCTGGACAGGTGCATGTAGGCGAGCGCAGCCGTCAGCGGACCGTTGGCATAGCCAGCGCCGATGCTGAACGCGTTGTTGTTCGAAAAGCCCGTGCCGCCGCCGGTGTTCGGCTGGTTGCTGAAGCCGTACAGTGCGCCGAACGAGAAGCCGCTGTAGTTCGCGCTCGTGTACTTGATCGAGTTGCTGACGCGGAACGAGTTGTACAGGTTGTCGATGTCGCCGATGTGCGCGCCATATTGCGTGGCCCACTGCTTGGCCGACGTGATCGGGCTCACGAAGTCGACCACCGAGTCGTACTGTCGACCGATAGAGACCGTGCCTGCCTGTGCGCTTTGCAGACCCACATACGCCTGACGACCGAACATGCGGCTGTTTTGCAGCATCGTGCCATTCATCAGGTTAAAGCCGTTCTCCAGCACGAACACGGCCTTCAGCCCGGCGCCCAGATCTTCCGTGCCCTTCAGGCCCCAACGGTTGCCCTGACCAATACCGCTCACGGCCTGGAAGTTGTGCGCACCCTTGGCGTTCAGGCCGGTGGCAACATTGTTGACGTATGCAACGCCCGCGTCGATCACACCGTACAGCGTGACGTT
The Pandoraea oxalativorans genome window above contains:
- a CDS encoding CsgG/HfaB family protein; the encoded protein is MAHHLVKITGLLLAAGIMAGCSTINQGSSSAKTAATGSAGGANSENANQTLEKCDRPLGTMAVIEDTSAPWYGVLTGQYKLGSTVPVLKLLVQQSNCFVIVDRGRGMNTIMGERALQESGELRNKSNFGKGTMVSADYALSPSITFTNNNAGGAGASIAGLLPGGIGAAIGALAGSMNSKEASTMLTVIDNRSSVQIAAAEGSATAMDFGALGRIVGSSAGGSLGGYSNTAEGKVIVAAFTDSYNNVVRAVKNYKQQTVAGGLGTGGQLSVQDDDAPAPTKKATRKKK
- a CDS encoding membrane protein — protein: MGSLSIWHWLIALLFTIFFLYPYARIIRRAGFSRWWVLVAFVPLLNIVMIWVFAFVQWPSLEKKSSAPY
- a CDS encoding WbuC family cupin fold metalloprotein translates to MKTLTFAALDALTEQATQSPRARMNQNLHESLDDSIQRLAIAMEPSTYIRPHLHHHTWELLTALRGRFVVLTFDAAGVVIDRKVLGEDTSVIESPVKTHHTVLSLDPGAVIFEVKHGPYRPFVEADYADWSAPADTPEAAAFMEWVKTAQVGDRWAA
- a CDS encoding porin, with amino-acid sequence MKRFQLTVLAAASFAVATPAMAQSSTNVTLYGVIDAGVAYVNNVATGLNAKGAHNFQAVSGIGQGNRWGLKGTEDLGAGLKAVFVLENGFNLMNGTMLQNSRMFGRQAYVGLQSAQAGTVSIGRQYDSVVDFVSPITSAKQWATQYGAHIGDIDNLYNSFRVSNSIKYTSANYSGFSFGALYGFSNQPNTGGGTGFSNNNAFSIGAGYANGPLTAALAYMHLSSPGTTNANGAVSNDYSSATDIFYTSAVDKHDIAAAGVSYAIQAATVGFVYSYAKVNYVNQSSIRVNTFELNGKYQFTPRLLAGLAFVYSDGSVSGATALSGISKGTKPRWFQVNAGTTYSFSKRTETYLNGVYQRATGDAVVAAIDNVGGPTGTGAQSQIALIAGVRHKF
- the rpsU gene encoding 30S ribosomal protein S21, translated to MTKIVIKDGEPVEVALRRFRRAIDGTGLIKEVKARAAYEKPTAERKRKKAAAVARLRKRLRSQTLKKKMY